The Leptospira paudalimensis region ATTCCCTTTGCAGATCTTTTCAAGGTAACATAAGTTTTTAGAAACAAAAATTTCTTCTTTGTTTTCGTTTTCTTTGAAGTTTAATACATGTAAGGTGAAATATTTGCCATTAATAATGAATTTGGAATTTATGAAAAATGGTTCTACCTGACTAAATAAATTTGTTTTTTCTAATTCATTTAGTAGGTGAATTGAAACTCCTGGTTCACCAGAATTTAATTTTTTTTCATTGACTAGTGAAAAATCGGATTGGTTCTCTTCCTCGATCCATTTTTTTAGTGAGCTCTCATAACTTAATGTCAAACTAGATAACGTAAATACTAAAGATGTTGCTAACATGATTGTCGAAATAGTTAAACCATTTTTCCAAGATTCCATTTCAATTTCTTTCATCGCTAGAAGGAAACTAGCTGATAAATTGAGTTTCTCTGAAAATTTTGTTACCTCTTTCACTATCAAGGGAATCGATACGTAATTTATCAAAATGAAACCTAGTATTACAAATGATACACCTGTTAGGCCTGGTAGAATTTGCTTTTGGATCTTTATGCACCCAATAGCGGTTCCTAAAAATATGAGGAAAAATGAGAAAAACCATTTTAATTGTAGGTTGAATTTCGTGTGCGTTTGTGATTCATCCCTGTCTTTCAGTAATTCGATTGGTAAAATGTGGTATGCCTTTAATGCGTTGAATAACGCGCTTACTGTTGAGCCAACAATGGATAACAATATTCCATACATTAAAATCACATTTGGGAATTCTCTGTATGATTCTAATTGCGAGGAATCAGTAAGTGTGGTTGATGTTTGAAAAAAATTAAAATTTGCTAATGTAATACCGAAAAAAGTTCCAATGATTCCTCCAATCAATCCCAAGAGTAAAGCGAGAGTCATAAATAGAAAAAAGTTGTTTAAACGAGATCCTCCAATCGAAAGTAAAATACCGAACTCTTTTTTTCGAGATAAAAAGATCCCTGTATAAATATTGGAAACCATAAAAAAAGAAATAAGGACAGAAACTAGAGAGATGATTGTTAAATTTATTTTCAATGAACCGAGAGCAACGCCAGCTCTGTCTTTGATTTCATTGATTGATTCAAATTTCCAATTTTGATTTTTGAGTAAATGAGAGAAGTCTAAATTCCAGGATTCAATTTTTGCTTCGTTTTGTATTAATATGTTGATTGTAGTATATGTATTTTTTAATTCACAAATAGTCTGTAATCGTTCAATATCTGTAACAATGAATAATCCATCACTGTCTATTGGAATCATATCATTAAGATTGATCGTTAGCAATTGATTACATAAATGAATGGAAACTTTCGGGGTTTTAGAATTGATTTTTTGTAGTAATGAATTACTGATAAAATATTTTGGAAAATTTTCTCTATTAACTTGGTTTTTAAAGTTGATATTGAATGAAATTAGGTCTCGGCCAATGATAGGAAGGCTTAATGATTGATTGTCTGTAAGACTAGTGTATCCCTTTATGAATAACTCTGGTTCTATACGGAATGCTTCTGGCAAATTTGAATCTAAGGAAAATAATGTTTTTGAATCAACTTCACCTTGCGTTGCATTGGGTACATATCGCCCTATCAAATTTTGAGAATTGAAACCAATCGTTTGGTCTACTAAACTTTTTTCAGCTTTCCAGCCGTTAATTTGAGTACTGACAAATAATGCGATTCCAAGTGTTATGCTAACTAAATTAAAAAACACCTTGCTTGGATTATTTTTTAAATATCCAAAAATGAAATTCAAATATAAATGAATCATTTTTTTATTAAAGATCCATCTAACATGTGATAGTTAGAATTTCCTGATTTTCCTATTTCTTCATTGTGAGTTACGATAAAAACTGTTATGCCTAAATCAGAGACACATTTTTGGAATAATTCTATTACTTGTTCGGAGGATTTTGAATCTAGATTTCCAGTGGGCTCATCACCAAAAATGATCTTTGGTTCATGAACTATCGATCTGGCAATCGATACTCTTTGTTTTTCACCTCCTGACATTTCTTTTGGTGTAAAATTCCACCGATGGTTTAATCCAACGATATCCAGAATTTCTTTGGATTTTTGCTCAGCGTATTTTTTGCTCTTTCCCGAAAGGAGGAGGGGGATTGATACATTTTCCACTGCAGTGAGATAGGGAAATAAATGAAAGAACTGGAAAACGATTCCAATTTGGTCCCTCCTGTATTCTGTTAGCTTACCTTCCGATACACCTACCATTTCCTGGCCAAAAATTTGAACACTTCCTTCATCAGCAGTTTCAATAGCTGAAAGGATATTTAATAAGGTAGATTTTCCACTCCCCGATGGTCCCATGAGTGTAACAAATTGTTTCGCAGGAATTTGTAGGTGGATGTTCTGTAACACAGAAATTGTGAGTGAACCTTGCTTGTAGCTTTTTTTCAGATTTTTTACATCAACTGCATAATTCATCTATGATTTGCCAATTTCATCGTTTAGTTTTGTTATTCTAGAACCGCATCCCTAATATAAGACAGATGAAAACCCCATTTGGATCGGAAACCGCGAGTACCTATTTGGTTTTAGATCCTTTTTTGGGTTTTCAAAGCTAAGGGACTCCATTTTGTTATGATTCTAAAATCGTGCCAGGGAATTCTAAGTTTTTTTTCGGTCAGTGAAAAATTCCAAAAATTCGTTTGTGAATATGGAACTGATATGACTTCTATTGGCTAAGAGGTATTTTTAATCAATTTTTGGCGATCTAATGTATTTTTACTCCAAGAGAATTTGGAAAACGATACTTTCACTCGTCCCAATTTAGTTTAGAAGAACTCCTAAAAAATCAAATGATTCTCTATCCAGGATTTAAATTTTGGTCAATTTATGTTAGAAGATAAACGTATATCAATTTTGAGATCTTTCGTTGTTGGGATTGCCGCATTATCACCACTTCTCATATTGATCCTAAGTAACGAAGATATTCTATCTGTCGACTTCCCTATATTAGTTGGTCTGTTTATCCAAGCCTACATTGGTTTTTCATCGTTCATGCTTGTTCAATCATATGAACCCAAGGAAAAAAATAAAGTAACCGTTGGTTATGCAGTTTTTTGGTCTGCCTTGGGTATTTGTTATATATCTGGTAAATCATTAATGATGCCGATAGCTCTTGAAATTACATCATTTTCGACCATCCTCATTTATTCTGGAACTGAATATGGGAAAAAACAAATCGAGAGTTTAGGATCTTTACTTTTGGCTTCAGGTATTTCTGCTTTATTTTTATCTGCTTGGGTGATGTTGCCTGATGGTGATAATATTGGCATTATATTATTGTTAATCGGACTTTTAATTAAATCTGGATTTTCCGGTTTTCATATTTGGCTACCTAAGGTGAACGAAGGAGGGCCATCTCATGCTCTCGGATCTTTTGCAGGCGTCTTAGAAATATTTCCTTTATTGTTATTTTATCGTTATGTCCTACCAAATCAGTTGGATCCAATCATCTACCAAGTGTTATTTCCTTTAGCTGCCTTGGGTATTTTTTTTGGTGGAATTACAAGTTTCTTTCACAAAGATCCTAAAATATCCTTGGCATATAGTTCGATCGAATCACTTAATTTTTTATGGTTATGTTTAATTATAACTGGGATGTTCCAGTTTTCTGGTGATGTCGATTTAATGAATTTAAGCAATTCATTCAGGATTTTGTTTTTTCTTAGCTTATTTCATCATTCTTTTTCAAAAACATTTCAACTTTTTTCAATAGGAATGGTTTCAAGACTTATCAGTTCAAATAACAGTGATGAATTGAAAGGTATTGGTAGATTACTTGGCATATCTCCTCTACTATTAGGAGCAGGAACTTTTAGTTATGCTGTTTTACCTGGGACCTTAGGTTTTGTTTCGGAAGCTACATACTTTTATTTAAATGCTAGAATACTAGATCTACCGATTGGTCGTTCTGTGTTTTTATTACCTTCAATGATATTCATTTTTTTTGGTATCGTTTTGGGTGGATTTACACATATTAAATTGTATATAACAATGTTTCTGTCTATTCCTCGAAACAATATGAACTTACTTCCGTTTGGAGATATGCAAAAACGTTGGTTATACATATCTCTTTTGAGTCTTGCCTTAATGATTTATCTATTTCCATTGGCATTACCATTTTTTATAGAGTTACCTATGTTAAAACCATTTGCCGATCAGCAATTGATCGATTGGTTTTGGAATATTTCTTTTGTATCAATGGTTACTATTTTTATCATAATCGTTTTTTATCTTTATGATCGTTGGAATCAGGTAAATATCGCGGACTTAAAACGAAAAACATGGGATTGTGGTGGTGGTTATTCGGGACACGAATTATCTGTTCCATCGACTGTTTTTTCAAAGCCATTAAAAAATTCTTTGGGAAGGTATTTTGTGAATAAGATGGGAGATTCAATCGTTGATAATTTGATCATCAATTCTCTAACATTTATATTTAATTTTGGTACAAAATTTGTTTCTTCAACAAATGAGCCTAAAGAGGAAGATATAAGTAAATATTTAGCGATTTCTTCTATGTTTTTGATTTTTATTTTTTCATTACTGATTTTCGGCGATTTTAAAGGATAACATCGTGGAGAGTTACATTCATTTTGTTTACTTAGTCATTTTATTTGTATGCCTTCCATTTTTGTTAACAGGTATTTTTCGCAAAGTAAGAGCCTATGCGCAAGGTAGGCGTGGACCAAGACTCATCCAATTTTATTTGGAGATTTGTAAATCCTTTCTGAAAGTTCCTGTTGTAAACAACTACTTTTCTTCGATCTCCAAATTGGCTCCGAGAATCGTCATATATTCATCTTTAATGATATGGAGTATTGTTCTCTTTGAATGGGCACCATTTATTCTGATCCCATTTTTTTTAGCACTTTATCGATTCGCTTATATTGGTTTTGCAATGGAAGGTGCAACTTCCTTCGGTGGTATGGCTTCGGGAAGAGAGATTTTATTGTCTGTTATGGTAGAGCCAACTTTTATACTCATGATACTCGCTGCGCAATCCCATATCGAAATTTCGGAAACACCTCAAGGTATATTAATCGGATTACTATTTTTATCGTTATCCTTTATTGCTATTCTTGCGGAATTAGCAAAACCTCCATTTGATGATCCGCGTACTCACTTAGAGTTAACCATGGTTCATGAGGCAATGATTTTGGAAGCGTCTGGTCGACAATTGGCATTTTTTGAATTAGCTAGTTCTATAAAACTTTCTGCATTACTTGTTTTTTTGGTAAAGTTAGCATTAGAACATTCAAAACTATTTAAATCAAACTACTTGAATGGAATCAATCAGGAATTTTTGATTTTGCCTGCAGTAGTTTTTTTGGCGATATTGATAGGTTTTTGGGAAGCAAATAGTGTTCGAAGAAAATGGACCTGGATACCTGAATTTATGGGATTGGCTTTTATTGCGATTTTGATTTTGGGGACACTTGTTAAACTTTCATAGGATAAATCAATGATATACGATTTTGTTTATTTATTATTACTCTTGTCTGGTATTGTTGTCTTAGTTGAAAATCGATTAAGTCGGATTATTTTGTTTTTAAGTCTTCAAGGTTTTTTGTTGATCTTTCCTGTGATCCAAACTCATGAAGGTGATTGGCAACATGCCATTTCACTAATTTTGTTGGTTGTACTTTTTAAGGGACTATTAACTCCATGGATTCTAAATTGGACTGCGAATAAATCAAAAATGAATGAGAGTACTACTCCGCGATTTGGTTATTTAGCAACTCTCTTATTTATGGTATTAGGATTGGTTCTTGCCGTTAAAATTACGGATGGTGTCCCTCTATTGTCGATACCAGTTCATAAAATCGCATTAATTTATGTAATTTTATTAGTATATGTTGGTATATTGTGTTTTGTTGTTAGGCGGAATTGGTTGGCTTTAATTGCTGGTTTTTGTGTTTTTGAAAATGGGATTTTTGTTCTAACTATGGTTTTGGATAAGGGATTACCGTTTGGTTTGGAATTTGGATCCTTTTTGGATGCTATACTAGTAATAGTTTCTGGAGGAATATTGCAGCTTTCACCTCATATGCATGTAAAGGAAAGAAAGTTATGATGGAGATCGTTTTTTATGTATCCGGAATTTTTACCTTTGTAGTTATATTTTTAATTTCAATTTTTGCTCCAACGAAAGGACAAACAAGGATTTGGTTGTGGAGTTTACTCAAAATTTGTTTTTTTACCGTATTGTTTTATTCTTGGTTTACTGATAACATAGTACTAAAATGGATTTTAATTGAAGCTTCAACTTTATTTGGGGCGTTATTAATTTCTTCAAGTGGAACAGAACGATCCTTCCATGTTGGATGGAAATTTTTATTAATTAATTCCTATGCACTTGGTTTAGCCTTTTTAGGTATCGTGATACTACTTTTCGCATCCACTCCCTTACAAAACTTGGATTTTTCTTCCCTTAAACAAGGGTTAGAAGGTCAATCTGGTCTACTTATTGAAACAGGCATACTCTTAACGATTTATGGGTATAGCGGGAAGTTGGGTTTGGTGCCAAATCACTTTTGGGTTGGTGATACTTATGCAGAAAGCCCTAGCCAAATTTCTTCATTGATCGCTTCATTTGTCCCTGTTAGTGTAGTTCTTGCAATTCGACCTTTGATTAAATTGGAAAATGAATTAAATCTACATTTAATCAATGCTTCCAATGGATTATTATTCATTGGTATATTAACGATTTTATATTCAACTTTAATGTTAGTATCTCGTGATGATATTCGACGTATTTCGGCTAAAGTTGCACTTTTCCATACAGGAATGTTAACTCTATTTTTATGGTTGGATGTATCTGATGAAGTTTTTTACTTTTTACTCACTACAACTGTTTTGGTTAAACTTCTTGTCTTTTTATCTATGGGAATATTAAGAATGGATGCTGGGAAACGTAATATATCTCAGATCCTGAAGGGAACCACGTTAAGCCATAAAGCATTGTATGTTTATTTATTGGCATTGTTGATTGCATTTGTTTTTCCTCTTTCTCCGGTTTTTGTTTTGGATTTGAAAATCATAGAGATTGCAATCATGAAAAAACAATTTTACTTATTTATATTCCCGATTTTGGGATCCGTTTTCTTTTTTGTTTCATTGAATAAAGTATTACCTATGGTAAGGCTACAGAATCGAGATTTTAATTTTGAAGTATTAGGAACAGTACGATTGCGATTTTATTTTTTTTGGATTAGTTTGCTATTCACCATCTCTGTTGGTGCTTTTGGCATGTATTATTTGATGGCGAATTATATATGATGAAAATTACAGGCATTACTCATTTTAACGGTTCGTATTTTCAATTCATTCAAGAGAATCAAAGTATAGTTATGGAAGAGGAAAAATCCAAAAAAAGTACAATTGATTTTTTATTGGATGATCAATATCCGATTTGGTTGGTGAGGCATTCTTTTGGACAAGACATGGGACATGAAGACTATTCTGATTTAAAGGAAGAGGATTATTTGTCCGACCAGAGAGGGAAAATTTTATCTTTACACCAAAAATCGGGTGTGATACGCGATTTAGCTTACCACGGTTTGTCTGTACCTTTCTCAATTGATCATTATTCACATGCTGTTGGTCCCATTCACGCAGGTATCATCGAACCAGGTCATTTTCGATTTGTTGTAGAGGGTGAAGTGATTCGTCATCTAACAATTCGCCTTGGTTATCAAAAACGAAGTATACGAGATTTTTTAGTTGGTAAATCTATGGAACAGGTTTTGCCATATTCAGAAATGATATCTGGTGATACAAGTGTTGGTTATGCATTAGCATTTTCAAAAATATATGAAGATATTCATAATATTGTAGTAACAAAAGACATTCGTTTATTCCGATCTTTGCTCGTTGAGTTGGAAAGAATTGCCGTTCACATTGGGGATTTAGGTGGAATATCGGAAGATATCGGCTATTACCCGTTATATGGTGTTTGTGTTACTGATAGGGGGGCTGCACTTGGACTTATGGAAACTTGGACAGGGCACCGGTTTGGGAAATCAGTAGTTCGTCCTGGTAAACTCTTACTCAATCATCGAATTAACGCCAAACAGGCTAAAGAAGCTTTTTACCAATTAAAAAAAGTTTATCAATCTAGAATTCGTCCTCAGATTCTAAGAGCTCTCTCCATTTCTACTCTCAAGGAGAGGATGCAAGGTTGTGGGTTTATTTCGGAATCCGATGTTCAAAAAAACGGGTTTGTTGGAATGGTTTCTCGAATGGCAGGAGTAGTGGAAGACCTACGGATCAATCATCCCGATTACCCCGATTGGAAACCACTTCCTATAAAGGAAGAACACCATCATTATAATGGTGATGTTTGGGCTCGGATGTACCTTCGATATGCTGAGATTGAACAGTCGTTACGTTGGATGGAGGAAAAAGTAGAGGAACTAGATTGGGATTTGATTTGGAAATCAAAAGAGAATAAAATACCGAAGGAACTAAAAGAAAAAAAATTACAATCTGGAATTTATTATTCTTCAGTGGAAGCATGGAGAGGACCTTTGTTAGTTGCCCTAAACATCGATGAAAATGGTTTTGTAATTAATTCTTATATTCGCGATCCTTCAGTTTTAAACTGGCATGCACTTGAGTTAGCAGTTCGAGGAGAACAAGTAAGCGATTTCCCATTAAATAATAAATCATTTAATCTTAGTTATGTTGGATTTGACTTATGAGTTTTTTATTTGAATTAAAGAATTTTTTCACTAAAAAAAATGTTCTCAATTTCGAGAAAACTTCCTATGTACACCCGAATCAAAGAGGCATACCAATTCCCACGAAGGAAATGGTAAACGGATGTGGAAGCTGTAAGGAATGTGAAACCCTTTGTCCAACAAATGTGATCCAAAGGAATGGCGGAGACCTACTGACAATGGATTATGGAAAATGCCTGCAATGTGGGCTTTGCGTAGAAATTTGCCCGGAAGGAAAACTTCGTAATTCGGGATTTATATACACTTTCGTTTTACACCGAGAGGAATTTTATACAACCTACAAAAATGGAAAATTGGAGTTATCCAACCAAGCAAAATTTACACTCACTGAAAACCAAAAACGATTCCGCGCCTTAACACAAAACCGTGGGTTTTTGTACAGAGAAGTTGCCGCCGGTGGAAACAATACAGTCGAATCGGAACTGAATGCCTCTTACAATTCCGTGTTTGATTCCGAAAGAGAAGGGATTCGATGTGTTGCCAGTCCCAAACATGCTGACGCCATTGTATATTCCGGACCAGTCTCCGAAAATATGGCGGCTCCGTTGCAAACTGCATGGGATGTTATCAGTGAACCAAAAGCGTTGGTTGCCTGTGGGACAGAAGCAGTCAGTGGAGGTCTTTTCCCGCAAGGGAAGTTACCAAAAGAACCAGACCTTTTTATTTCAGGAGATCCCCCAAGACCAGATGTCATTTTACAAGCCTTTCGTTTGTTATTAGGAAGATTTTCCTTCCAATTCCAAGAGGCGCTTCACAAATTTTTAGAGAGTGAAAAATAAGGCGCGTGGAATTAGAAAAAGAAGAAATTGTCAGAGTGTTGGTTTTAGAACCACAGAAAAAATCATACGATACCATTTCGCAATTACTCGTGGAGTGGTTTGGTGAATACATTGATTTGACGTGGCGATCTGTTTTTGAGAATGGAGCCGAGGAAATTAAAAAAGTTCAATATGACCTTCTCATCACTGAAATTCAATTTCCTGAATTAGAGGAATCTTCAGAATCTATCTTAGAAAAAATAATGGATATGGCTGGTCCTTCCGAACTTCCAGTGGTTGTGTTTACCAAGGCCGAAGGAAAACAACTGCCAATCCTTGCGTTTCAATTAGGTATCAATGAATACTTCAGCAAACGTAGGTTAAAGAAAAATATTTTAGAACATCGATTCCGTAATTTGTTCCGGGAGATTTATCGTAAAAAAGTAGTATCCATCCAAATGGATGATAGTTTGAAACGTTTCCAAGATCTATATGGAATGAACCAATCAGAGATTCAAGATTTGAATACGATGGTTAAAAAGTTTAAAAAAGAACTTGAGAAAGAATATGAAGAAAAGTTAAACTTAGAGTTTGAAAAAAAGAAAATGCAAAACGTATTTGGGATGTACGTTGATCCTATCATTGTTGAAAGTTTAATGAATAATACATTATCATTAGATCAAAAAGGAAAGGAACAAGAAGTTTCTGTATTGTTTTCTGATATTCGTGGTTATACATCCTTATCTGAAAAAATGAAACCTGAACATGTGATTTCCTTTTTGAATGAATATTTCACTGCTATGACAGAAGTGATTTTGGGATATGGTGGGATGATCGATAAATACATAGGCGATTCCATCATGTGTTTGTTTGGAGCACCGGTTTTTCAAGAAGATCATAGACAAAACGCTCTCGATTGTGCATTAGAAATGTTGCAAGTATTTGAATTGTGGCAACCCAAATGGAATCAGATTTATGGTTTCACTCCGCAGATTGGAATCGGTGTGGCGTCAGGGAATGTGATTGTAGGAAACGTGGGTTCGTTTCAAAAACTTTCTTATACAGCAGTAGGGGATACAGTGAACATGGCAAGCCGATTGGAGTCCATGGCTAAGCCAATGCATGTTTATGTATCAGAAGGTTTATATAACCATCTACCAGAAGAGTATTCTAAAAAATACCGATATGAAGAATTAGAACCTGTAAAAATTAAAGGAAAAGAAGGTTTACACAGAATATTAAGTGTAAAACCAAATTAATGGTTTTATAGGGTGCTACAAAACTGATACAATTCGTTTGTTTTCAGTTTTTCATCCTTGGTTGTTACATACACTTTCATATCTTCAATTTCTAAACCCAAAACACTTCGGTATTCTTCAAATTTTTGAATTGTATCTGGTTCTTGTTTTCCATGGCATGTTAGTTTGGCAATCACACCTGCAAAACCAATGATTTGACCGAGGGAGGTTTGTTCTGCAATTGGTTTTGCTAAATCTTCAATGGAGGAGATGATGATCGAAGGCATTTTCCAAAGTTTGGCTGCTGCACTTCCCATTTCATATGAATCCACACCATATGCTTTTTTTTCCAACGTGATGAGACTTACATCAGATGTTTGGAATTCTGTTAACACTTCTACATATTTTTTGCGATCTATTGTATTCAAAACAATACGACCCAAATCTTGCATAAGTCCACATGTAATGGCAAGTTCGGCTTCTTTTTTGAATTTTTTTTCTTCGCAGAGGATTTGAGCAAAAATTCCTTTTGCAACGGAATGATCCCAAACTTCATCACGGAATTTTTTATAATTCCCCTGGCTAAAAAGAGAATCTGTCATCGACATCGCCACCATACTGCGAACGGTTTTAAAACCGAGACGAGTGATGACCTGTTTCATATTGGCAACAGGATTTCCGCGGGAGAAAAAAGGAGAATTGGCTAATTTTAAAAGCCTTGCGACAAGGACTTGGTCGGATTGGACTTTTTTCTCTAACTCACCAAAGGAAAGTTCATTATCATCGTCTAGGGAAAGTACGGAAAGTAAGACTGGCGGAACAATCGTCAGATCTTTAATTTGGGATAAGTATTCTTCCAGTGTTGCCATAAGTTTTGGGACCTAAAGTCAGAATTTAAAATCTTCTGACGATGGAAACCAAAATCTAAGCTTTATCTGGCAACGATTCTTGCGAATTCAATTCCTTTGAAATAGTGTTGTAAAATTTCTTTGTGGTTGAACTGACTTTTTGCCATTGCAAAACTTCCCCATTGAGACATTCCCACACCATGACCAGAACCTAATCCTTTCACATAAAAATCACCCGACTCTTCTTTTCGAATTCCAAACCGAGTAGACTTTAGTTTTGTCGCACCGATTTTTTTTCGAAATTCAGTAGCTTTGATTCTTTTGGTTCCAGATGTTCCTATAATTTCTAATTCATTCACACGAGACGTTGGAAATCGATTGGCAACAATGATATCTTGGATATCACCAACACCTAAGTCACGTAAGCTGTTATTAACATAATCAGTTTTCCATTTTTCTTCCCATGAATATTGATCTCCATCCTTATCATATTCAGATGGAACTGGTTTTAAATATTCAACAGAATTCCCCCATACATTTGCTGGATCTTCCGTGTAACCGCCAGCATTCGAATGGAAAAAACTTTGGATAGGTTGTCCTTTGTGAATGAGGATCAGGCCTTCCGTTTCAAATACAGCTTCGGATGTATTTTTATGTTCTTTGTTTTTACCTTTGTAAACTTGAGTATTCGTTGATGTGTCGACATCATACTCTTGTTTTTTTCGATTTAACATTTCTTTTACAACATACGTTCTCGCACAAATGGCTTGTGCTTTTAAAGCTTCTTTGGGCCAAGAAGCACTCACTTCAGAAGGTACAACCGATAGTAAATATAATTCTACTGGAACAATATTGATGATGAGAACTTTTCCATCAATGGGCTTTAGTAAAATACTGCCACGGTAACTCGCACCTTTGTAATCCACCCACTCTGAATTACTTTGAATGGATATAGGCGCTTTGATCGCTGTTGGATTTAAGGATAAAAAATCATATGCTTTTTTAATAGTGAGATCGTTTGCA contains the following coding sequences:
- a CDS encoding SpoIID/LytB domain-containing protein — translated: MKQRTAILFFCIVILGQIGCASVMVTNWAPDESNFKSRPVRVLLGYASDEEIFKSSGEIIVKDANDLTIKKAYDFLSLNPTAIKAPISIQSNSEWVDYKGASYRGSILLKPIDGKVLIINIVPVELYLLSVVPSEVSASWPKEALKAQAICARTYVVKEMLNRKKQEYDVDTSTNTQVYKGKNKEHKNTSEAVFETEGLILIHKGQPIQSFFHSNAGGYTEDPANVWGNSVEYLKPVPSEYDKDGDQYSWEEKWKTDYVNNSLRDLGVGDIQDIIVANRFPTSRVNELEIIGTSGTKRIKATEFRKKIGATKLKSTRFGIRKEESGDFYVKGLGSGHGVGMSQWGSFAMAKSQFNHKEILQHYFKGIEFARIVAR
- a CDS encoding adenylate/guanylate cyclase domain-containing response regulator, which produces MELEKEEIVRVLVLEPQKKSYDTISQLLVEWFGEYIDLTWRSVFENGAEEIKKVQYDLLITEIQFPELEESSESILEKIMDMAGPSELPVVVFTKAEGKQLPILAFQLGINEYFSKRRLKKNILEHRFRNLFREIYRKKVVSIQMDDSLKRFQDLYGMNQSEIQDLNTMVKKFKKELEKEYEEKLNLEFEKKKMQNVFGMYVDPIIVESLMNNTLSLDQKGKEQEVSVLFSDIRGYTSLSEKMKPEHVISFLNEYFTAMTEVILGYGGMIDKYIGDSIMCLFGAPVFQEDHRQNALDCALEMLQVFELWQPKWNQIYGFTPQIGIGVASGNVIVGNVGSFQKLSYTAVGDTVNMASRLESMAKPMHVYVSEGLYNHLPEEYSKKYRYEELEPVKIKGKEGLHRILSVKPN
- a CDS encoding NADH-quinone oxidoreductase subunit B family protein, which translates into the protein MSFLFELKNFFTKKNVLNFEKTSYVHPNQRGIPIPTKEMVNGCGSCKECETLCPTNVIQRNGGDLLTMDYGKCLQCGLCVEICPEGKLRNSGFIYTFVLHREEFYTTYKNGKLELSNQAKFTLTENQKRFRALTQNRGFLYREVAAGGNNTVESELNASYNSVFDSEREGIRCVASPKHADAIVYSGPVSENMAAPLQTAWDVISEPKALVACGTEAVSGGLFPQGKLPKEPDLFISGDPPRPDVILQAFRLLLGRFSFQFQEALHKFLESEK
- a CDS encoding HDOD domain-containing protein — encoded protein: MATLEEYLSQIKDLTIVPPVLLSVLSLDDDNELSFGELEKKVQSDQVLVARLLKLANSPFFSRGNPVANMKQVITRLGFKTVRSMVAMSMTDSLFSQGNYKKFRDEVWDHSVAKGIFAQILCEEKKFKKEAELAITCGLMQDLGRIVLNTIDRKKYVEVLTEFQTSDVSLITLEKKAYGVDSYEMGSAAAKLWKMPSIIISSIEDLAKPIAEQTSLGQIIGFAGVIAKLTCHGKQEPDTIQKFEEYRSVLGLEIEDMKVYVTTKDEKLKTNELYQFCSTL